One genomic window of Sarcophilus harrisii chromosome X, mSarHar1.11, whole genome shotgun sequence includes the following:
- the LOC116420367 gene encoding uncharacterized protein LOC116420367 produces the protein MAAFIYIAEGPPPKTAPGHVPGAPELTVLPAYIASDLPRNNPLKQLGKLQQNSRGCDGVLHLHSRGVLFQRHLQDIVSLREMDWKTWEIFSRTEGAVENPQLHSRASSSKTAPGQGLPQRNGLENLVKIQGNRGCHGGLHLHSRGSSSQDAPGHEGVAAFFSCTALGSLPKTAPGHEGTLAAFICTAGGPPPKTTPGHGLPQTNSLENLGNIQQNRMQWRPSAAQQGTFLQRQLQDMASDFWVALEAAPS, from the exons ATGGCGGCCTTCATCTACATAGCAGAGGGTCCTCCTCCAAAGACAGCTCCAGGACATG TACCAGGAGCACCAGAGCTCACAGTTCTCCCTGCATATATTGCCTCAGATCTCCCTCGGAATAACCCTTTGAAACAGCTGGGAAAGCTTCAGCAGAACAGCAG AGGGTGTGATGGCGTACTTCACCTGCACAGTAGGGGGGTCCTTTTCCAAAGACACCTCCAGGACATC GTCTCCCTCAGAGAAATGGATTGGAAAACCTGGGAAATATTCAGTAGAACAG AGGGTGCAGTAGAAAACCCACAACTGCACAGCAGGGCATCCTCCTCCAAGACAGCTCCAGGACAAG GTCTCCCTCAGAGAAATGGATTGGAAAACCTGGTAAAAATTCAAGGGAACAG AGGGTGCCATGGCGGCCTTCATCTGCACAGCCGGGGGTCCTCCTCCCAAGACGCTCCAGGACATG AGGGTGTGGCGGCGTTCTTCAGCTGCACAGCACTGGGTTCTCTTCCAAAGACAGCTCCAGGACATG AGGGAACATTGGCAGCCTtcatctgcacagcagggggtccTCCTCCCAAGACAACTCCAGGACATG GTCTCCCTCAGACAAATTCTTTGGAAAACCTGGGAAACATTCAACAGAACAG GATGCAGTGGCGGCCTTCAGCTGCCCAGCAGGGGACCTTCCTCCAAAGACAGCTCCAGGACATGGCGAGTGACTTCTGGGTAGCCTTAGAAGCAGCCCCTTCCTAA